CCCGGACCGTATAGTGGGTATGTGGCTGTAGGATATATGCTTTGCTTCAATGAATGGCTACGGCTGAAAGAAAAGGGCAGGCGTACGCCTGTTTACTTTGTAGTGGAGATTGTGCTTGTTCTTTTATTGTGTGTGCTGATTGCCGCCATGAGCCGTGCAGCGTGGTTGGCTGTAGTTGTGTCAAGTGTTTGGTTGTGTTTTGTCCGATACTCATGGCACAGGAGATTATCGCATTATCTGCATGAGAACAAATGGAAAGTAATATCCGGTGGAGTGATGTTGCTATCGGTGTGCGTGGGATTATTGTGTATCTTGGGATTTGTCATAAAGGGAAATTCTGCATTAGGAAGGCTGTTTATCTGGAAATTATGTATACAGGCTATTGCCGGGCAACCACTCACCGGATATGGGGATGGCAGTTTTACGCATGTCTGCGGAGTGTTGCAGGAAAAGCATTTTGCCAGTGGAGATTATGAAGCTTGGGAAGAATATGTGGCGGGAATACCGGAATATGCTTTTAATGATTATTTGCAGATAGCTGTCGAAAAGGGGCTGTTGGTCTTAATTCTCTTTTTGGCTATTATTTGTCTGGCATGGTATAGGGCGTATAGGAGAAAAAAGTATGGATTTTGTGCGGCGTTGATGTCGTTGTCTGTATTTGCTTTTTTCTCTTATCCATTGCAGATTCCAGTGCTGCAAGTTACTTTTTATGCTATTATTGGCATGTGTTTTTGGGAGGATATTCTGCGCAGTAGGTTCTGGCTTGTTCTGATTGCATTGTGTTTGGGAGGAACAGGATGGGCTATTTGTACCGATAATTCATATTCTGCTTACGTAAATTGGAAAAAAGATAGTAGATGGTATTATAATGGGAAATATGAGATAGCGGAAGAGAAATATGTCCGGTTGTATCCGTTATTGAAAGGCAATCATAATTTCTTATATGAATATGGGCACATTTTGTATGAGTTGGGGAAATATGAACAGTCGGTCGATATCGTGGAAGAGGCGTTGGAATTATGTAATACACAAGTCGTTTGGTATCTGCAGGGAATGAATTATTGGAAGTTGAACAGATATGAAGAAGCGGAAAAATGTCTGATTCGTTCCCGCAATGTCCTGCCTATACGTATATATTCTTATTATGTACTGACGAAGTTTTATGCAGACCCTGCATGTTTTCAGCCTGAGAAGATGAAGGAAAATGCCCGTATCGTATTGACTAAGGAGCCGAAGGTGATGTCGAAGGCGATAGAAGATATGAGGAAAAAGGTACGAGCATTGCTGGAGGAGCGGGAGAGAGCCGTAAAGTAATCATTGGATACTAAAGAAGTGCGATATGGATAGATTTCTTGCTGTTATAAAGAAATTGCTGACATTGTTTATGAAACTGTTTACAGGAGTGTGCTATTTGGTGTTATTATTCTTTTTTGTACAGGTGTTTTGTTATACTTCATTTCGAATTCCTTCCGAGTCGATGGATCCGGTATTGGTAAATGGCGATTACATTCTGGTTAATAAGATGATAAAGGGGGCTCGGCTGTTTGATGTATTTGCGGCTGTCGAGGGTAAAGACGTAGATATCTATCGGATACCCGGTTTTGGTGATTTTAAGAGGAATGATGTGCTGGTATTCAATTTTCCTTATCCGGAGAATCGTTGGGACAGTATCAGCATGGATGTTATGCGATATTACGTGAAACGGTGTATTGCTTTGCCGGGAGATACGTTGGAGATTCGGGAAGGGCGATATAAGGTACGTGGCTGTGGCGAGAGGTTGGGGAATCAAGACGAACGGTATATTGAGAAGTTGAAACATGCGGAACAATACGGCATTGCAGTGGATGCATTTCCTTACGATGAACAGCAAGGATGGACTGTTTGTGAATTCGGCCCTTTGGCAATTCCCGAAAAGGGTCGGAAGGTAGTGATGAACCGTACGAATTTCTTTCTGTATAGGCAGCTGATAGACTGGGAACAGAAGAAAAAGCTCTCTTTGAAAGACGGACGGATTCTGTTGGGGGATAGTGCGATTACACAATATCGTTTTGAAAAAGACTATTATTTTGTTGCTGGTGACAATATGGCAAATTCGCAGGATTCGCGTTATTGGGGGATGCTA
This portion of the Bacteroides acidifaciens genome encodes:
- a CDS encoding O-antigen ligase family protein, with product MCLTKKESVAYFWGGLGIVSMLSVVLLRFEDIPVGATEGHWLWIGRAFISLSISLVLMALLLSPSIKADKLGSLFSWTLIFLSSIEAVWGLLQLAGCAMPGNLLFTLTGTFNNPGPYSGYVAVGYMLCFNEWLRLKEKGRRTPVYFVVEIVLVLLLCVLIAAMSRAAWLAVVVSSVWLCFVRYSWHRRLSHYLHENKWKVISGGVMLLSVCVGLLCILGFVIKGNSALGRLFIWKLCIQAIAGQPLTGYGDGSFTHVCGVLQEKHFASGDYEAWEEYVAGIPEYAFNDYLQIAVEKGLLVLILFLAIICLAWYRAYRRKKYGFCAALMSLSVFAFFSYPLQIPVLQVTFYAIIGMCFWEDILRSRFWLVLIALCLGGTGWAICTDNSYSAYVNWKKDSRWYYNGKYEIAEEKYVRLYPLLKGNHNFLYEYGHILYELGKYEQSVDIVEEALELCNTQVVWYLQGMNYWKLNRYEEAEKCLIRSRNVLPIRIYSYYVLTKFYADPACFQPEKMKENARIVLTKEPKVMSKAIEDMRKKVRALLEERERAVK
- the lepB gene encoding signal peptidase I, translated to MDRFLAVIKKLLTLFMKLFTGVCYLVLLFFFVQVFCYTSFRIPSESMDPVLVNGDYILVNKMIKGARLFDVFAAVEGKDVDIYRIPGFGDFKRNDVLVFNFPYPENRWDSISMDVMRYYVKRCIALPGDTLEIREGRYKVRGCGERLGNQDERYIEKLKHAEQYGIAVDAFPYDEQQGWTVCEFGPLAIPEKGRKVVMNRTNFFLYRQLIDWEQKKKLSLKDGRILLGDSAITQYRFEKDYYFVAGDNMANSQDSRYWGMLPEEYIVGKVVRIWYSEDKYSGKIRWERILKKVR